Proteins encoded together in one Rubripirellula reticaptiva window:
- a CDS encoding TIGR01777 family oxidoreductase — MSKTETYAAKVSLPVSVDEAFAYHERLGALVRLVPPWESVELEHSDHSLAVGSRVVMKTKILGVPFRWVAEHTQYDPPHLFADTQISGPFASWDHRHEFSSEGTQSALCDQISYQLPMGAVGKLFGAAKARSTIESMFAFRHRLTHDDLQLHADRPIEPMTVAISGSSGLVGNQLSALVTLLGHRARSIVRSTSDSADDIAVWSSDQEASKLGEVDAVVHLAGKSIADQRWTEKVKKEIRDSRVIKTRELCQALAKLDCKPKVLICASATGIYGDRGDEILTEQSQPDDSFLASVAQEWESACQPAVDAGIRVVHARFGVILSPKGGALQKSLLPAKLAGGALGNGKQWWSWIAIDDAVGALYHAITDPALSGPVNFVSPSPITNADFASTLGRVLNRPALFPAPAFALRAALGEMADALLLSSTRAEPVQLQNAGYRFRFDDLELFLRYTLGRDRLASNA, encoded by the coding sequence ATGTCTAAAACTGAAACCTACGCGGCGAAAGTGTCTCTGCCTGTGTCGGTCGACGAAGCGTTCGCTTATCACGAGCGTCTCGGGGCGCTAGTCCGCTTGGTTCCGCCTTGGGAGTCTGTCGAGCTAGAGCATTCAGATCACAGCCTGGCCGTCGGTAGCCGAGTGGTGATGAAGACGAAGATCCTCGGGGTGCCGTTTCGCTGGGTCGCCGAGCACACTCAGTACGACCCGCCCCACCTGTTTGCCGATACCCAAATCTCGGGACCGTTTGCATCTTGGGATCACCGACACGAATTCAGCAGCGAAGGAACTCAGTCGGCGCTGTGTGATCAGATTAGCTATCAGTTGCCGATGGGGGCGGTCGGAAAACTTTTCGGCGCTGCGAAAGCTCGAAGCACGATTGAGTCGATGTTTGCTTTTCGGCATCGATTGACTCACGATGATTTGCAACTGCACGCCGACCGGCCAATCGAACCGATGACCGTGGCGATTTCGGGCAGCTCGGGATTGGTCGGCAATCAGTTGTCGGCGCTCGTCACGTTACTTGGTCACCGTGCTCGATCGATCGTTCGGTCGACGAGCGACAGCGCCGATGATATCGCTGTTTGGTCAAGCGATCAGGAAGCGAGCAAGCTTGGCGAAGTCGACGCGGTCGTTCATTTGGCCGGTAAGTCGATCGCGGACCAACGTTGGACCGAGAAAGTTAAAAAAGAGATTCGCGATAGTCGGGTGATCAAGACGCGCGAGCTTTGCCAGGCACTTGCCAAGCTCGATTGCAAGCCCAAGGTGCTGATCTGTGCTTCGGCAACTGGCATCTACGGTGACCGCGGCGACGAGATATTGACCGAACAGTCGCAGCCCGATGATTCCTTCCTGGCCAGCGTTGCGCAAGAATGGGAGTCCGCCTGCCAGCCGGCCGTCGATGCCGGCATCCGGGTGGTGCACGCTCGGTTCGGAGTCATCCTTTCACCGAAGGGCGGCGCTTTGCAGAAGTCGCTGCTTCCGGCGAAGCTCGCCGGTGGAGCGCTAGGGAATGGCAAACAATGGTGGAGCTGGATCGCGATCGACGATGCCGTCGGTGCGTTGTACCACGCGATCACTGATCCGGCGTTGTCCGGGCCAGTCAATTTTGTATCGCCATCGCCAATCACGAATGCTGATTTTGCCAGCACTCTTGGGCGAGTTTTGAATCGTCCAGCTTTGTTTCCGGCTCCCGCATTTGCTCTTCGCGCGGCGCTTGGCGAGATGGCCGATGCGTTGCTGTTGTCGAGCACTCGGGCCGAGCCAGTTCAATTGCAAAATGCCGGCTACCGTTTCCGGTTCGACGACTTGGAACTGTTTCTGCGATACACACTGGGACGGGATCGATTGGCTTCAAACGCGTGA
- a CDS encoding type 1 glutamine amidotransferase domain-containing protein, giving the protein MSDSKLPLAGQNVLILVGEIYEDLELWYPKLRLEEAGVATVVAGPKAAAHYNGKHGYPCTSDAAIDDMIADDFDALVVPGGFMPDKLRRDPVVLNLVRAFDVAKKPIAAICHGGWIPISAGVYKGVRVTGSPGIKDDLVNAGAVYEDAEVVVDGHHVTSRRPDDLPAFCRELIGLMSA; this is encoded by the coding sequence ATGAGTGATTCAAAACTGCCGTTGGCTGGGCAAAACGTCTTGATCTTGGTGGGCGAGATCTACGAGGATCTCGAACTTTGGTATCCCAAGCTTCGGCTCGAAGAAGCCGGCGTGGCAACCGTCGTCGCCGGTCCCAAAGCTGCCGCGCACTACAACGGAAAACACGGTTATCCGTGCACCAGCGATGCGGCAATTGACGACATGATTGCCGACGACTTTGACGCGCTGGTTGTGCCTGGTGGTTTTATGCCGGACAAGCTTCGCCGCGACCCAGTTGTCTTGAATTTGGTGCGAGCTTTTGACGTCGCTAAGAAACCGATCGCTGCGATCTGTCATGGTGGCTGGATCCCCATCTCCGCCGGAGTCTACAAAGGCGTCCGAGTGACGGGCTCACCGGGGATCAAGGATGACTTGGTCAATGCGGGTGCAGTCTACGAAGACGCCGAAGTTGTGGTCGATGGTCATCACGTCACCAGCCGACGGCCTGATGATCTGCCTGCGTTCTGTCGCGAACTGATTGGGTTGATGTCCGCCTAA
- a CDS encoding P-II family nitrogen regulator: MKFVIAIVQPGKLESVKEALSNVEVVRLTVLDCQGFGRQRGKTGPYRGQDSSVNLLRKVQLQIAVNDEFVQPTIDAIVAGGRNGPDGEIGDGKIFVLPMDDCIRIRTGETGNEAI, from the coding sequence GTGAAGTTCGTTATCGCTATCGTCCAACCGGGAAAACTTGAATCTGTCAAGGAAGCACTTAGCAATGTCGAGGTCGTTCGTTTGACGGTGCTTGACTGCCAAGGATTTGGTCGACAACGGGGCAAGACGGGACCGTATCGGGGGCAAGACTCTAGCGTCAATTTGTTGCGGAAAGTTCAATTGCAGATTGCCGTCAACGACGAGTTTGTCCAGCCCACGATCGACGCCATTGTTGCTGGGGGACGTAATGGTCCCGATGGTGAGATCGGTGACGGTAAAATCTTTGTGTTGCCAATGGACGATTGCATCCGAATTCGAACCGGCGAAACAGGAAACGAAGCAATATGA
- a CDS encoding ammonium transporter: MAQDAAAAESAEVAVAEETPAEEAVEDADLGVGYALDNAVLFLCAVLVLFMQAGFAMVEVGLNSAKNTINILSKNVMDLAVGALLFFFVGFGLMYPGSYGEVDNAYFAFGGSGIYDAAADRTFSPQVDWFFQAVFAATAATIVSGAVAGRMKFTAYLVYSALLTGLIYPISGYWKWGGGWLMQFGDLVDGEYTMAFQDFAGSAVVHAVGGFAGLAGAMILGPRLGRFTADGKSVPLPGHNIAFAALGVFILWVGWYGFNPGSQLAFQGTGDIDATVFIAVNTTLAAAAGAVIATALSWAMFSKPDLTMSLNGALGGLVGITACCDAFSNVWSIVVGGVAGALVVLGVIILDKAKIDDPVGAWPVHGLCGVWGCLSLGLLPNTHLESGATSLMVQLIGTVSICAWSFVTMGGLFLVLKALGMLRVTAEEETAGLDISEHGMHAYPSDAVSGGAVI, encoded by the coding sequence ATGGCGCAGGATGCCGCAGCCGCAGAGTCGGCTGAAGTAGCTGTGGCAGAAGAAACTCCGGCAGAGGAAGCCGTTGAAGATGCTGACTTGGGCGTCGGCTACGCGTTGGACAACGCAGTCTTGTTTTTGTGTGCCGTTTTGGTGCTCTTCATGCAAGCTGGATTCGCCATGGTCGAAGTCGGCCTGAACTCGGCCAAGAACACGATCAACATTCTGTCGAAGAATGTGATGGACTTGGCTGTGGGAGCGTTGTTGTTCTTTTTCGTTGGCTTTGGATTGATGTATCCAGGCAGTTACGGCGAAGTTGATAACGCCTACTTTGCCTTCGGCGGCAGCGGAATTTATGACGCAGCGGCTGATCGCACCTTCTCGCCTCAAGTGGACTGGTTCTTCCAAGCTGTCTTTGCTGCGACTGCAGCGACGATTGTTTCGGGTGCAGTTGCTGGACGCATGAAGTTCACCGCTTACTTGGTCTACAGTGCTCTGTTGACAGGCTTGATTTATCCGATCAGTGGCTACTGGAAGTGGGGCGGCGGCTGGTTGATGCAGTTCGGCGATTTGGTTGACGGCGAATACACGATGGCTTTCCAAGACTTTGCCGGATCCGCAGTCGTTCACGCAGTCGGCGGTTTCGCTGGCTTGGCTGGTGCAATGATCTTGGGCCCACGTCTGGGTCGATTCACCGCTGACGGCAAGAGCGTGCCACTGCCCGGTCACAACATTGCATTTGCTGCACTTGGAGTGTTTATCCTGTGGGTGGGATGGTACGGATTCAACCCAGGTAGCCAACTGGCTTTCCAAGGAACCGGCGACATTGACGCAACAGTCTTCATCGCGGTCAACACAACGCTCGCCGCTGCCGCTGGTGCGGTGATAGCGACGGCACTTAGCTGGGCTATGTTTAGCAAGCCTGACCTAACGATGAGCCTTAATGGTGCACTCGGTGGCCTGGTTGGCATCACGGCTTGCTGCGACGCTTTCTCGAATGTCTGGTCAATCGTTGTTGGCGGCGTCGCCGGTGCATTGGTGGTGTTGGGTGTGATCATTCTTGACAAGGCCAAGATCGATGATCCCGTCGGTGCATGGCCCGTTCACGGACTGTGCGGTGTCTGGGGCTGTCTGTCGCTCGGACTGTTGCCCAACACACACCTTGAAAGTGGTGCGACCAGCTTGATGGTTCAGCTGATCGGAACCGTGTCGATCTGTGCGTGGTCGTTCGTCACGATGGGGGGACTGTTCTTGGTGCTGAAGGCACTTGGGATGTTGCGAGTCACCGCCGAAGAAGAAACTGCTGGCTTGGATATCTCTGAGCACGGCATGCACGCTTACCCATCGGACGCCGTTTCCGGCGGTGCGGTGATCTAA
- a CDS encoding porin, producing the protein MRLSKLAFLAALCTGTVIGAGVSDSNAWGQSPADDSYGFESVGSGVSQVSYCDCGSPDGSCSGGCGSGDCGMPVETCDSGCGNGDCGDGSLFDQGILNDDSCLGDPYKILGEACGISMGGWAQLGYHNKNLSSFNSRKDEYQLHQAWVYAEKAIDTSGGFDIGGRIDYLYGTDGPDTQAFGVDTGSWDTGWDNGPDYGHALPQVYLEAGYGDWSVKVGHFFTAIGYEVVPATGNFFYSHAYTMYNSEPFTHTGAMITYSMSEDVDVFGGYVMGWDSGFDDNGDSVMGGTTVQLTDDINITSTLIAGRFNDRAGRSERGFMSSTVAQVQLTEKLSYVFQTDLLDTEDAAGNTDRETFDINQYLFRTINDYVQVGTRFEWWQVQADSAGYGLPAGAIGDYDVYAMTLGLNVQPHANVMVRPEIRWDWVDGNKNRLAAADFALLEDNSGDQTTFGIDTIFTY; encoded by the coding sequence ATGAGACTTAGCAAATTGGCGTTCCTCGCCGCCCTTTGTACTGGCACTGTCATCGGCGCCGGCGTATCCGATTCGAACGCTTGGGGGCAGTCGCCCGCGGACGATTCGTACGGATTTGAATCTGTCGGATCCGGGGTTTCCCAGGTCAGCTACTGTGATTGCGGATCGCCCGACGGATCCTGTTCCGGCGGGTGCGGCAGCGGCGACTGCGGCATGCCGGTGGAAACCTGCGACAGCGGTTGCGGAAATGGCGACTGCGGTGATGGCAGCTTGTTTGATCAAGGCATCCTTAACGACGATAGCTGCCTTGGCGATCCCTACAAAATTCTCGGCGAAGCCTGTGGAATTTCGATGGGCGGATGGGCCCAACTGGGATACCACAACAAGAACTTGTCGTCGTTCAACAGCCGCAAAGACGAGTACCAACTGCACCAAGCATGGGTGTACGCCGAAAAGGCGATCGACACATCAGGCGGTTTCGACATCGGCGGACGCATTGACTACCTCTACGGTACCGACGGTCCTGACACTCAAGCCTTTGGTGTCGATACCGGCAGTTGGGATACTGGCTGGGACAATGGCCCCGACTATGGACATGCGTTGCCTCAGGTGTATTTGGAAGCCGGCTACGGCGACTGGTCCGTCAAGGTCGGACACTTCTTTACCGCCATCGGTTATGAAGTCGTGCCGGCGACTGGCAACTTCTTCTATAGCCACGCTTACACGATGTACAATTCTGAGCCGTTCACGCACACCGGTGCGATGATCACGTACAGCATGAGCGAAGATGTCGACGTGTTCGGCGGCTACGTGATGGGCTGGGACAGCGGATTTGATGACAACGGTGACTCAGTTATGGGCGGTACAACCGTTCAATTGACCGACGACATCAACATCACTTCGACGTTGATCGCTGGTCGTTTCAATGACCGGGCTGGACGGTCCGAACGAGGCTTCATGTCGTCGACGGTCGCACAGGTTCAACTGACCGAAAAGCTGAGTTACGTTTTCCAAACGGACTTGCTTGACACTGAAGATGCCGCTGGCAATACCGATCGCGAAACGTTCGATATCAACCAGTACCTGTTCCGCACGATCAACGACTACGTTCAAGTTGGCACCCGTTTTGAATGGTGGCAAGTTCAAGCCGACAGCGCTGGCTACGGCTTGCCGGCCGGTGCGATCGGTGACTACGACGTTTACGCGATGACGTTGGGCTTGAATGTCCAGCCTCACGCCAACGTGATGGTTCGCCCCGAGATTCGTTGGGATTGGGTGGACGGCAACAAGAACCGTCTGGCCGCCGCTGACTTCGCCTTGTTGGAAGACAACTCTGGCGACCAAACCACGTTCGGAATCGATACGATCTTTACCTACTAA
- a CDS encoding outer membrane beta-barrel protein: MKLSKLALVAALACGTYAGNAFADQTNDIQLVSHCAAACDCGEPACGCESIDTSCGCGDNSCDGGCSMGCDSGCDSGSCLSGLADLGSCSDCCLGDPYTLFGEHCGWSAGGWVQMGYHSKGNGLFNSRPDELQLQQAWLYAEKAIDTSNGFDIGGRIDYLYGTDSQDTQAFGTGTGYDNGWDNGPDYGHALPQLYLEAGYGDLSVKLGNFYTIIGWEVVGATGNFFYSHAYTMYNSEPFTHTGALATYNASDDLTIWGGYTTGWDSGFNDNGDAFLGGFSAGLTDDLTLIYTTTFGRFGEARYGADERGYMHSIIADYAVSDSVQYIFQSDYLDTEDVAGDTVRETFGINQYLIKTLNDCWAVGGRFEWWNADLAAGNASDVYALTLGANYKPHANVMVRPEIRWDWDDDQIAGLEDGSDQTTFGIDTIFTF; this comes from the coding sequence ATGAAGCTTAGTAAATTAGCACTGGTCGCTGCGCTTGCTTGTGGTACCTACGCCGGCAACGCGTTTGCAGATCAGACAAACGATATTCAATTGGTTTCGCATTGTGCAGCAGCTTGCGACTGCGGCGAGCCAGCTTGCGGTTGCGAGTCAATCGACACCTCTTGCGGTTGCGGCGATAATAGCTGTGACGGCGGATGCTCGATGGGCTGCGACAGCGGTTGCGATTCGGGAAGCTGCTTGAGCGGCTTGGCCGACTTGGGTAGCTGCAGCGATTGCTGCTTGGGCGACCCCTACACTTTGTTCGGCGAACACTGTGGATGGTCGGCTGGCGGTTGGGTCCAAATGGGCTACCACAGCAAGGGTAACGGACTGTTCAACAGCCGTCCCGACGAGTTGCAGTTGCAGCAGGCTTGGTTGTACGCCGAGAAGGCGATCGACACCAGCAATGGTTTCGATATCGGTGGTCGTATCGACTATCTGTACGGTACTGACTCGCAAGACACTCAAGCATTCGGTACGGGCACAGGCTACGACAACGGTTGGGACAACGGTCCTGATTATGGTCATGCACTGCCACAGTTGTACTTGGAAGCTGGTTACGGAGACCTGTCGGTCAAGCTCGGTAACTTCTACACCATCATTGGTTGGGAAGTCGTTGGCGCGACCGGAAACTTCTTCTACAGCCACGCTTACACGATGTACAACAGCGAGCCTTTCACGCACACCGGTGCTTTGGCGACCTACAATGCAAGCGATGACCTGACCATTTGGGGTGGATACACCACGGGTTGGGACAGTGGCTTTAACGATAACGGCGACGCGTTCTTGGGTGGTTTCTCGGCCGGTTTGACCGACGATCTGACCTTGATCTACACGACCACTTTCGGTCGTTTTGGTGAAGCCCGGTACGGTGCCGACGAGCGTGGATACATGCACTCGATCATCGCTGACTATGCCGTTAGCGATAGCGTCCAGTACATTTTCCAAAGCGATTACTTGGACACTGAAGACGTGGCTGGCGATACCGTTCGTGAAACGTTCGGCATCAACCAGTACCTGATCAAGACGCTTAACGACTGCTGGGCAGTTGGTGGACGTTTCGAGTGGTGGAATGCTGACTTGGCCGCCGGAAATGCCAGCGACGTGTACGCTTTGACCTTGGGTGCAAACTACAAGCCGCACGCCAACGTCATGGTTCGACCTGAAATCCGTTGGGACTGGGACGACGATCAAATCGCCGGCTTGGAAGACGGATCTGACCAAACAACGTTTGGAATCGATACGATCTTCACGTTCTAA
- the ftsY gene encoding signal recognition particle-docking protein FtsY: MAFWNSKKTEDKTPEPETGVFSKMRNALTKTRQALNTDIRDLFKSEGRLVDDEFLGELFARLIGTDMGVSSAEAVRDDIGRRFRARVVHLPDVLDSITQQTSERLSQESTDIQFAESGPTVILVVGVNGSGKTTSIGKLAYHLHSTGHKVVLGAGDTFRAAAVEQLTVWAGRIGCEIVTGKPEADPASVAFQTVEKAVEMGADVAIIDTAGRLQTQTNLMQQLDKIRRVIGKKIEAAPHEVLLVLDATAGQNAISQARGFSDAAGCTGIVLSKLDGSAKGGVILPIREQFQLPVKFVGLGEGIEDIAKFDAASFAKALFE, encoded by the coding sequence ATGGCGTTCTGGAATTCCAAGAAGACCGAAGACAAGACCCCCGAGCCAGAAACCGGCGTGTTTTCGAAAATGCGAAACGCGCTGACGAAAACTCGCCAGGCGCTCAATACCGACATTCGAGACCTCTTCAAAAGCGAAGGACGCCTGGTCGACGACGAATTCCTTGGCGAACTGTTCGCGCGTCTGATCGGCACCGACATGGGTGTGTCGTCGGCCGAAGCGGTCCGCGACGACATCGGACGCCGCTTTCGGGCTCGGGTGGTCCACCTTCCCGATGTATTGGACTCGATCACCCAACAGACCAGCGAACGATTGTCGCAAGAATCCACCGATATCCAATTTGCCGAATCTGGCCCCACCGTGATCCTGGTCGTTGGGGTCAATGGCAGCGGCAAAACGACCTCGATCGGCAAACTGGCCTATCACCTGCATTCGACCGGTCACAAAGTGGTCTTGGGCGCTGGCGATACTTTCCGAGCCGCTGCGGTAGAGCAGTTGACTGTTTGGGCCGGCCGCATCGGATGTGAAATCGTGACCGGCAAACCCGAAGCCGATCCGGCCAGCGTCGCTTTTCAAACCGTCGAAAAGGCCGTTGAAATGGGCGCCGACGTTGCCATTATCGACACCGCCGGTCGACTGCAGACGCAAACCAACCTGATGCAGCAACTCGACAAGATTCGCCGAGTGATTGGCAAAAAGATCGAAGCGGCGCCGCATGAAGTCCTGCTGGTACTCGATGCGACCGCCGGACAAAACGCAATCAGCCAAGCCCGTGGGTTCAGCGACGCAGCCGGCTGTACCGGAATCGTATTGTCGAAACTGGACGGATCCGCCAAAGGCGGCGTGATCTTGCCGATCCGCGAACAGTTCCAATTACCGGTCAAGTTTGTCGGACTCGGCGAAGGAATCGAAGACATCGCCAAGTTCGACGCCGCATCGTTCGCCAAAGCACTTTTCGAATAG
- a CDS encoding trypsin-like peptidase domain-containing protein, translating into MLLFSFRYRPFLGFVFALTLLFGRMPIGYSQDDFQVVDVRRSATVTAIEKSQPAVAAVYAFDDGRRGTGSGSVIDPRGYVLTAKHVVMKDHIVLLGGRPPLRASLIGTMPEFDVAILKLGEQALHRPGAPTHPRANLPPDFIRLSVEADVRMGETVLNIGSPGGRGIVATQGILSAVAFTGVNPLALATQSSTAFDEMLQFDAASNPGNSGGPLVNLLGQQIGMAVSGIPGEEGVHFALPLKTIRHSIPAILNSELRHRYISGITIDPQLADVVVSEVAGESPASAAGIQPGDQIISVGGRGLRDPIDWEFTRFDWRPGDQCTLGIRRGDETMSASIKLSQRTGRPGQQVAATEPGLLCRQSPYDPRLPNPLDEGQRPEGPPTIMTVVGPKPDSLSQEDHYELLIEGLLKVDHAGVYRLGLRSDDGSKLYVHDELLIDNNGNHAPIVRTDWVDLQAGLHPIRIEFYEDEGDQVLELLMAKGDRELEAVSTDRLFHQPESNAAETASESE; encoded by the coding sequence ATGCTGTTATTTTCCTTTCGCTACCGACCGTTCTTGGGGTTTGTGTTTGCTTTGACTTTGTTGTTTGGTCGCATGCCGATCGGTTACTCGCAAGATGATTTTCAGGTTGTTGATGTGCGGCGATCAGCGACGGTGACTGCGATCGAGAAATCACAACCGGCGGTTGCGGCTGTTTATGCGTTTGACGACGGTCGGCGTGGGACCGGCAGCGGATCGGTGATTGACCCTCGCGGTTACGTTTTGACAGCCAAACATGTGGTGATGAAGGATCACATCGTTCTGCTAGGCGGTCGTCCGCCGCTTCGTGCGTCGTTGATCGGAACCATGCCCGAGTTTGATGTGGCGATCTTGAAGCTGGGTGAGCAGGCGCTCCATCGACCCGGTGCTCCGACGCATCCGCGGGCGAATTTACCGCCGGACTTCATTCGGCTAAGCGTGGAAGCGGACGTTCGCATGGGGGAAACTGTTTTGAATATTGGCAGCCCGGGCGGGCGTGGGATTGTTGCAACGCAGGGGATTTTGTCAGCGGTCGCTTTCACGGGGGTCAATCCGCTGGCGCTGGCGACGCAGTCGTCGACCGCGTTTGACGAAATGTTGCAGTTCGATGCGGCCAGTAATCCGGGCAATTCAGGTGGCCCGCTGGTCAATCTGTTGGGACAACAGATCGGAATGGCTGTTAGCGGAATTCCGGGCGAAGAAGGCGTCCACTTTGCATTGCCACTGAAAACAATCCGGCACTCTATCCCGGCGATTCTCAACAGTGAACTGCGCCACCGTTACATCAGCGGAATTACGATCGATCCGCAATTGGCAGACGTCGTGGTGAGCGAAGTTGCCGGTGAATCGCCCGCATCGGCTGCCGGTATCCAACCTGGTGATCAAATCATTTCTGTTGGTGGGCGTGGACTCCGCGATCCCATTGATTGGGAGTTCACTCGGTTCGATTGGCGACCGGGCGATCAGTGCACGCTGGGGATTCGGCGCGGGGACGAAACGATGTCGGCATCGATCAAGCTTAGCCAGCGGACTGGACGGCCGGGACAACAGGTCGCGGCGACGGAGCCAGGTTTGTTGTGTCGACAATCGCCGTACGATCCTCGATTGCCAAACCCGCTTGATGAGGGTCAACGTCCCGAAGGACCGCCAACGATCATGACAGTCGTCGGGCCTAAACCAGATTCTTTGTCACAAGAGGATCACTACGAGTTGTTGATCGAAGGACTGTTGAAAGTGGATCATGCGGGCGTCTATCGACTTGGTCTACGTTCGGACGACGGTTCGAAGCTGTATGTGCATGATGAGTTGTTGATCGACAACAACGGGAATCACGCGCCGATCGTCCGGACCGACTGGGTCGATCTGCAGGCAGGGTTACATCCGATTCGGATCGAATTCTACGAAGACGAGGGCGACCAGGTGCTAGAGCTCTTGATGGCCAAAGGTGACAGGGAATTGGAAGCGGTGTCGACCGACCGACTGTTTCATCAGCCAGAGTCAAATGCGGCGGAAACCGCATCAGAGAGTGAGTGA
- a CDS encoding DUF1559 family PulG-like putative transporter, whose translation MMRWLCLFLSFTLLVAVYTRVPATEPPLRQRSNIDFKNSNLYGNSGARCLYMALAAKSKSPPTFAEFLASDENYTKQTMSLASLSDSASKHGLENRLISFDTGANLPTCEYLIARLQSEDHLVILSQNNRGLWFYNDPPLRPELLSPRHRERLSGDALAIGLEPPTISRRSLGSIVGTLTLLGLAFWWRKRRRLTSEVFAQHHGSPNSLGSGFDSTQSRKRDAFTLIELFVCLAIIAILVALLTVSLGTAREAARRTQCLNNLRQLGMGLKQFVDRTSGVLPKQRHIGSRNDGPWYQMADVLQIQSIADSLRIDAGERLSLSNSNVPLLSCPSDGVEGCNYRTCGSSGYSLYGRQRPFPTPTDSGNGVIPMIDGDHYLSKVRDGLSHTVFTSERLIGGLGRKRAESACNTGILPQDYSDSPPHDALIEVLAANWNVFEMAPSPGKFWYLTGLGQTAYNHAASPNSLYSGTFSGSLLETAAMGIVSPTSNHPGGVCICRLDGSVDFISDQVDQDVWVALASIDQQD comes from the coding sequence ATGATGCGTTGGCTATGCCTCTTCCTTAGCTTCACTCTACTCGTGGCGGTCTACACGCGTGTGCCAGCGACCGAACCACCGCTACGTCAACGATCAAACATCGATTTCAAGAATTCCAATTTGTACGGCAACAGCGGCGCTCGGTGTCTCTACATGGCATTGGCAGCCAAATCGAAGTCGCCACCTACTTTCGCGGAATTCTTAGCGAGCGACGAAAACTACACAAAACAAACGATGTCTCTCGCATCTCTTTCGGATTCGGCAAGCAAGCATGGGCTTGAAAACCGACTGATTTCATTTGATACCGGTGCGAATCTGCCGACATGCGAGTACTTGATCGCACGGTTGCAAAGTGAAGACCACTTGGTGATTCTGAGCCAAAACAATCGAGGGCTATGGTTCTACAACGATCCGCCTCTGCGCCCCGAACTCCTGTCGCCAAGGCATCGAGAACGCCTTTCCGGTGACGCCCTCGCGATCGGGCTAGAACCGCCAACGATTTCGCGTCGGAGCTTAGGTTCAATCGTGGGCACGCTGACTCTTTTAGGGTTGGCGTTTTGGTGGCGCAAGCGTCGCCGGCTAACGAGCGAGGTATTCGCGCAGCACCATGGTTCACCCAACAGCCTAGGTTCCGGCTTTGATTCGACTCAATCGCGAAAGCGAGATGCGTTCACTTTGATCGAGCTATTCGTATGCCTTGCCATCATTGCAATACTAGTGGCGTTGCTGACGGTGTCCCTTGGGACTGCTCGTGAGGCCGCACGACGGACTCAGTGCTTGAACAATTTGCGTCAGCTCGGAATGGGACTGAAACAGTTCGTCGATCGCACTTCTGGTGTGCTTCCGAAACAACGGCATATCGGTTCTCGCAACGATGGTCCTTGGTACCAAATGGCCGATGTCTTGCAGATTCAATCGATCGCCGACTCACTTCGCATTGATGCAGGGGAGCGTTTAAGTCTTTCCAATTCCAACGTCCCCCTTCTTTCTTGCCCGAGCGATGGTGTCGAGGGATGCAACTACCGGACTTGTGGATCGTCCGGCTACTCGCTGTATGGACGTCAACGCCCGTTTCCGACTCCGACCGATTCAGGAAACGGCGTCATTCCGATGATTGATGGGGATCACTATTTGTCGAAGGTACGCGATGGCCTGTCCCACACGGTCTTCACGTCCGAACGTCTGATAGGGGGATTGGGACGCAAGCGAGCCGAAAGCGCCTGTAACACAGGCATATTGCCACAAGACTATTCCGATTCTCCGCCCCACGATGCCTTGATTGAAGTGTTGGCGGCGAATTGGAACGTGTTTGAAATGGCCCCTAGTCCCGGAAAGTTTTGGTACCTAACCGGGCTTGGTCAGACGGCATACAACCATGCCGCATCGCCTAATTCGCTCTACTCGGGGACCTTTTCCGGAAGCTTGTTAGAGACGGCCGCAATGGGAATCGTCTCGCCCACCAGCAACCATCCCGGCGGCGTTTGCATCTGCCGACTCGACGGCAGCGTGGACTTCATTTCGGATCAGGTAGACCAAGACGTGTGGGTAGCTCTCGCCAGCATTGACCAGCAAGACTGA